In one window of Musa acuminata AAA Group cultivar baxijiao chromosome BXJ3-2, Cavendish_Baxijiao_AAA, whole genome shotgun sequence DNA:
- the LOC103975370 gene encoding probable mannose-1-phosphate guanylyltransferase 1 — translation MKALILVGGFGTRLRPLTLSVPKPLVDFANKPMILHQIEALKDVGVTEVVLAINYQPEVMLNFLKDFESKLGIKITCSQETEPLGTAGPLALARDKLIDGSGEPFFVLNSDVISEYPFAELIRFHKSRGSEATIMVTKVEEPSKYGVVVMEEESGKVDRFVEKPQTFVGNKINAGIYLLNPYVLDRIELKPTSIEKEVFPKIAADQKLHAMVLPGFWMDIGQPKDYITGLRLYLEAIRRRKPYKLAVGPHIVGNVLVHESAVIGEGCLIGPDVAIGPGCVVEDGVRLSRCTVMRAARIKKHSCISSSIIGWHSTVGQWARVENMTILGEDVHVCDEVYSNGGVVLPHKEIKSSILKPAIVM, via the exons ATGAAAGCGCTCATTCTCGTTGGAGGATTTGGCACCCGTCTCCGTCCTTTGACGCTCAGTGTTCCGAAGCCACTGGTTGACTTCGCTAATAAACCAATGATCCTGCATCAG ATCGAAGCTTTGAAGGATGTAGGAGTGACCGAAGTCGTTCTGGCCATCAATTATCAACCAGAG GTGATGCTCAACTTCTTGAAGGATTTTGAGAGCAAGCTTGGCATCAAGATCACCTGCTCACAAGAAACCGAGCCACTGGGAACAGCTGGTCCCCTGGCTCTAGCCAGGGACAAGCTAATAGATGGTTCTGGTGAGCCCTTCTTCGTCCTCAACAGCGATGTCATCAGCGAGTACCCATTTGCTGAACTGATCCGGTTCCATAAATCCCGTGGCAGCGAGGCAACGATCATGGTGACCAAG GTTGAGGAGCCATCCAAGTATGGTGTTGTTGTCATGGAGGAGGAATCCGGAAAGGTTGATAGATTCGTGGAAAAGCCACAAACATTCGTGGGAAACAAGATCAATGCTGGAATTTACTTGTTGAACCCATATGTGTTGGACCGCATCGAACTCAAGCCGACGTCAATCGAGAAGGAGGTGTTCCCGAAGATCGCAGCGGATCAAAAGCTCCACGCCATGGTCCTCCCAGGTTTCTGGATGGATATCGGGCAGCCGAAGGACTACATCACAGGCTTGAGGCTCTACTTGGAGGCCATACGGAGGAGAAAACCATACAAGCTAGCCGTCGGCCCACACATCGTGGGGAATGTGTTGGTGCACGAGAGTGCTGTAATTGGAGAAGGGTGCCTCATCGGTCCGGATGTTGCCATCGGCCCGGGATGCGTGGTGGAGGACGGAGTGAGGCTGTCGAGGTGCACGGTGATGAGGGCCGCCCGCATCAAGAAGCACTCGTGCATCTCCAGCAGCATCATCGGGTGGCACTCCACGGTGGGGCAGTGGGCGAGGGTCGAGAATATGACCATTCTCGGTGAGGATGTGCATGTGTGCGATGAGGTTTACAGTAACGGAGGTGTTGTGCTCCCACACAAGGAGATAAAATCCAGCATTCTGAAGCCTGCCATTGTCATGTAG
- the LOC103975372 gene encoding probable LRR receptor-like serine/threonine-protein kinase At1g51860, whose amino-acid sequence MPCLSASARQHTKMRSLIFLGFLAAAIQVNAQQGFLSIDCGMEEDSSYNDTATGIVYVPDAKYIDSGSNHKISKTYMDATTPAQAETLRSFPDGDRNCYTIDGINQGEKYLIRALFFHGNYDGVTPVAFDLHLGVNTWQRVNITEPTVSPRVEILTVAQQDYFSVCLVNIGSGTPFISALEVRRIDVADVYKDDVNQSDSLVLVGRLNMGAAAAAKKIIRYPDDAYDRKWESFSSPPQWSEINSSQPIQRSPGDAFQVPAAVMATAVTPKDNTSLQFYLPSEAGAIRPVYYIYMHFADFDPLSQTETRRFDVYVNGQLKGSSVKPEYLLSTHLNITSELGTAIRYDFSLNSTSGSTLPPILNAVEVHTTLTLPDTATDKDDVDAMMKLKDMYKMTTWQGDPCSPEKYRWSEVSCTISASEPPRISSLNLSSHRLSGSIPTVLGKLTAIKSLDLSYNEFTGSIPNFLASMLSLSMLNLSHNQLSGSISAALHDRKQNGSLDLETDGNPRLCPYGATCNFVEEKKSKKFATPVIVLIVIIGAVLVVLLIVLSVYLAKRRQQSTRRSQAPKSPLKLDELKAMEDKPVGVDSHQFTYEELKNITNNFGRVLGKGGFGTVYYGRLPDDGTEVAVKISSRYAAAAEATTWSSTSQTSDSMMDGTKEFLAEASVLSRIHHRNLVGLVGFCKDNKVLGVVYEYVAQGSLRDNLSEKAGGGGLNWRQRLRIAIETASGLEYLHKGCRPPVIHRDVKTSNILLDHNLEAKIADFGLSKTFQTDANTHVSTDVVVGTPGYVDPEYHNTYQLNEKSDVYSFGVVLLELVTGLPPVLRYPESGHIVQWVRQRLTKADISEVVDSRLEGQYDINSIVKVIDIAMSCINTDGSKRPTMSEVVMQLKESLQVEASQERGNSNGNFVEGVYKSPSVSVEMGRLDMANTVSGPMAR is encoded by the exons ATGCCATGCCTCTCTGCTTCTGCTCGTCAACACACAAAAATGAGATCTCTTATCTTTCTAGGCTTCTTGGCAGCAGCTATTCAGGTCAACGCCCAGCAAG GCTTCTTGAGCATAGACTGTGGCATGGAGGAAGATTCCAGTTACAACGACACCGCCACCGGCATCGTATACGTGCCGGACGCCAAATACATCGACTCGGGATCGAACCACAAAATTTCCAAGACTTACATGGACGCCACTACTCCAGCACAGGCCGAGACGCTGCGAAGCTTCCCAGATGGAGATCGCAATTGCTACACCATCGACGGAATAAACCAAGGAGAGAAGTACCTCATACGAGCTCTCTTCTTCCATGGCAATTACGATGGAGTGACTCCGGTTGCATTTGACCTTCATCTCGGGGTGAACACTTGGCAACGAGTGAATATTACTGAACCAACGGTGTCACCTCGGGTCGAGATCTTGACTGTCGCTCAGCAGGATTATTTCTCAGTTTGTCTGGTGAACATTGGTTCTGGTACTCCATTCATTTCTGCGCTTGAGGTGAGGCGTATCGATGTCGCAGATGTTTACAAGGACGATGTGAATCAGTCCGACTCTCTTGTTCTCGTTGGTAGGCTGAATATgggggctgctgctgctgctaaaaAAATCATAAG GTATCCAGATGACGCCTACGATCGCAAGTGGGAGAGcttttcctctccacctcaatGGTCAGAGATAAATTCCTCGCAGCCGATTCAGAGGAGCCCAGGAGATGCCTTCCAAGTGCCTGCTGCTGTGATGGCCACCGCCGTGACGCCaaaagataacacttctttgcaGTTCTACCTACCCTCGGAAGCCGGAGCCATCCGTCCGGTGTACTACATATACATGCACTTCGCGGACTTCGACCCCCTCAGCCAGACGGAGACGAGAAGGTTTGATGTGTATGTGAACGGCCAGCTAAAAGGGAGCAGCGTCAAACCGGAGTACCTCCTGTCGACTCATTTAAACATCACGTCTGAGCTCGGAACGGCGATCCGGTACGATTTTAGCTTGAACAGTACGAGCGGCTCGACCCTTCCCCCCATCCTCAATGCGGTAGAGGTCCACACCACTCTAACACTTCCCGACACAGCAACCGACAAAGATGACG TGGATGCTATGATGAAGCTGAAGGATATGTATAAAATGACCACATGGCAAGGAGATCCATGCTCTCCGGAAAAGTATAGATGGAGTGAAGTAAGTTGTACCATCTCAGCCTCTGAACCCCCGAGGATCTCATCCTT AAATCTTTCTTCTCATCGGCTGAGTGGTTCGATACCGACTGTTCTAGGAAAACTCACCGCCATTAAATCATT GGACTTATCTTACAATGAGTTCACAGGGTCGATACCAAATTTCCTGGCTTCTATGCTGTCTCTTAGCATGCT AAATTTGTCACACAACCAGCTCAGTGGGTCCATATCTGCTGCTCTCCATGATAGAAAACAAAATGGCTCACTTGATTTAGA AACTGACGGTAATCCTCGTCTGTGCCCATACGGGGCTACGTGCAATTTtgtggaggagaagaagagcaaGAAGTTTGCAACGCCTGTTATTGTGTTGATTGTAATTATTGGAGCAGTCCTCGTAGTGTTACTGATAGTATTATCGGTGTACTTGGCAAAGAGAAGACAACAGAGCACTCGACGAT CGCAAGCGCCCAAGAGCCCGCTAAAGTTGGATGAATTAAAGGCCATGGAAGATAAACCAGTTGGAGTCGACAGTCATCAGTTCACGTACGAGGAGTTGAAGAACATCACCAATAACTTTGGGAGGGTTTTGGGCAAAGGGGGATTCGGGACCGTTTACTACGGTCGATTACCGGACGATGGAACGGAAGTGGCAGTCAAAATTAGTTCCCGATACGCCGCCGCCGCAGAAGCGACGACTTGGTCGTCCACGTCCCAGACATCTGATTCTATGATGGACGGCACCAAGGAATTTTTGGCCGAG GCATCGGTTCTATCAAGAATTCATCACAGAAACTTGGTGGGTTTGGTTGGATTCTGCAAGGACAACAAAGTTCTTGGAGTTGTTTATGAGTACGTAGCCCAAGGAAGCCTCAGGGATAATCTTTCAG AGAAAGCTGGTGGAGGAGGCTTAAATTGGAGACAACGTCTTCGGATTGCGATTGAAACTGCGTCAG GGTTGGAGTATTTGCACAAGGGATGCAGACCACCCGTCATTCATCGAGATGTGAAGACCAGCAACATTCTCTTAGATCACAACCTGGAAGCCAAAATCGCAGACTTTGGGCTATCCAAAACTTTCCAAACTGATGCCAACACTCATGTCTCTACTGACGTGGTCGTAGGCACACCAGGATACGTAGATCCAGA GTACCATAACACATACCAACTGAACGAGAAAAGTGATGTATACAGCTTTGGAGTTGTTCTTCTGGAACTCGTGACAGGGCTGCCCCCTGTGTTGAGGTACCCAGAAAGCGGTCACATAGTGCAATGGGTGCGGCAGAGGCTAACCAAAGCGGACATCAGTGAAGTTGTGGATTCAAGACTGGAAGGGCAATATGATATCAACTCTATCGTAAAGGTGATAGATATAGCTATGAGTTGTATCAACACGGATGGAAGTAAGAGGCCGACTATGTCTGAAGTGGTGATGCAGTTGAAGGAGAGTCTGCAAGTAGAGGCGAGTCAAGAGAGAGGTAATAGCAATGGCAATTTCGTGGAGGGAGTTTACAAGAGTCCGAGTGTCTCAGTTGAGATGGGACGTTTAGACATGGCAAATACCGTAAGCGGTCCAATGGCAAgatag
- the LOC103975369 gene encoding CASP-like protein 5B3: protein MKVAVGSPGTWSGLLLRVGQCAFAGASIGVMLSAFGFSSYTAFCYLVASMALQILWSFGLLCLDLHALKFKRDLHNPLLVSLFVVGDWVTATLTLAAACSSAGVVVLFVSDVHFCKKYPQLSCGMYQISIAMAFITWLLVAKSSLVMFWILASG from the exons atgaaGGTCGCGGTGGGCAGCCCTGGGACTTGGAGCGGGCTACTTCTGCGGGTCGGGCAGTGCGCGTTTGCCGGGGCTTCCATCGGGGTGATGCTCTCCGCTTTTGGATTCTCCAGCTACACCGCTTTCTG CTATTTGGTTGCTTCTATGGCACTACAAATTTTGTGGAGCTTTGGGCTCCTATGTCTTGATTTACATGCTCTGAAGTTCAAAAGAGATTTGCATAATCCTTTGCTAGTAAGCTTGTTTGTAGTTGGTGACTGG GTAACAGCGACACTCACACTTGCAGCCGCGTGCTCTTCAGCTGGTGTGGTTGTTCTGTTCGTGAGCGATGTGCATTTCTGCAAAAAGTATCCTCAACTCTCATGTGGCATGTACCAAATCTCCATTGCAATGGCTTTCATCACATGGTTGTTGGTTGCCAAATCTTCCCTGGTAATGTTTTGGATCCTGGCATCTGGTTGA